The following are from one region of the Bacteroidia bacterium genome:
- the rpoC gene encoding DNA-directed RNA polymerase subunit beta' — protein sequence MTNKKDSKSASQFSKITISLASPEAILSRSNGEVLKPETINYRSYKPEMGGLFCERIFGPIKDYECHCGKYKRIRYKGIICDRCGVEVTEKKVRRDRMGHIDLVVPVAHIWYFKTAPNKIGLLLGLSTKKLDQIVYYERYIVVNPGPFATAESGATPLAKYDFLTEDEYLAYVERLPKENYYLEDTDPNKFIAKMGAEAIEALLQLLNLDHLSAELRLKAYNETSQQRKTEALKRLKVVESFRAAQKRIDNRPEWMTIRMIPVIPPELRPLVPLEGGRFATSDLNDLYRRVIIRNNRLKRLVEIKAPEVILRNEKRMLQEAVDSLFDNSRKVNAVRTDSNRALKSLSDMLKGKQGRFRQNLLGKRVDYSGRSVIVVGPELQLHECGLPKDMAAELFKPFIIRKLIERGIVKTVKSAKKIVDRKDAVIWEILENVMKGHPILLNRAPTLHRLGIQAFQPRLIEGKAIQLHPLVCTGFNADFDGDQMAVHVPLSNDACLEAMLLMLASHNILHPANGTPITLPSQDMVLGIYYLTKGRPNQRGEGLTFYSAEEAIIAHNEGRVATHAMVKVKTPIYDPSTKDYKINPKTGETHTEILETSLGKIIFNEIVPKEVGFINRVLTKSQIKTVINQIFTESGMARTAQFLDDLKGLGFRWAFRGGLSFSLSDVLVPAAKDQEISNAYGKVGEVQDSYEMGLITENERYNQIIDIWTRANSKIQEALIKQLITDNDGFNSVYMMLDSGARGSKEQIRQLGGMRGLMAKPQKSLKGSVGEIIENPILSNFKEGLTVIEYFISTHGARKGLADTALKTADAGYLTRRLVDVAQDVIVTEHDCGTLRGIPVAALRENDEVAEHLQDRILGRTVVDDMYDPATGELIIAAGQEITETISAAIEAAEIDTVEIRSVLTCESKRGCCIKCYGRNLASGKMVQIGEAVGVIAAQSIGEPGTQLTLRTFHVGGAAQRISSENQLKAKYAGKAYFTDIKYVEKDNKKIVVSRSGEIRIIDEKKPDNVLQHFNNVQYGSTLYINDGDIVEKDTKISEWDPYNSVMLSEITGVVHFEGVISGQTFREEVDEQTQGSQKVVIESRDKTINPEIFILDADTQDPLFRQVLPVGAHIIVDEGDKIVAGDIFAKIPRIASKSADITGGLPRVTELFEARNPSNPAVVTEIDGTVSMGSIKRGNREITITSKDGSETRKYLVQLSKHLLVQENDFVRAGDPLSDGAITPSDILHIKGAGAVQSYIVNEIQEVYRLQGVKINDKHIEVIVRQMMQKTQIEDPGDTLFLEKEIVDRLDFQEENDWIWDKKFIEDAGDSTTLKAGSIVSYRVVRDENSMLKRKDKALVKFRDAKPAVGNLTLQGITRASLGTKSFMSAASFQETTKVLSDAAISGKVDELLGLKENVIVGHLVPAGTGIRAYEHLEATRDTNTFPYETHKSSHNNQFTSVFLEQ from the coding sequence ATAACCAATAAAAAAGACTCAAAATCTGCAAGCCAATTCTCCAAAATAACAATCAGTTTAGCCTCCCCCGAGGCTATACTGAGCCGCTCTAACGGAGAAGTGCTAAAACCAGAAACAATTAATTATCGTAGCTACAAACCGGAAATGGGTGGGCTATTTTGTGAACGCATTTTTGGCCCAATCAAAGATTATGAGTGCCATTGCGGGAAATACAAGCGCATTCGATATAAAGGTATTATCTGCGATAGATGCGGCGTAGAAGTTACCGAAAAAAAGGTTCGTAGAGACCGAATGGGGCACATAGACTTAGTAGTTCCAGTTGCCCATATTTGGTACTTCAAAACTGCTCCCAATAAAATTGGCTTATTATTAGGACTTTCCACTAAAAAGTTAGACCAAATTGTTTATTATGAACGCTATATAGTCGTTAATCCAGGGCCTTTTGCAACAGCCGAAAGCGGCGCAACTCCATTAGCTAAATATGACTTCTTAACCGAAGACGAATACTTGGCTTATGTAGAACGCCTCCCCAAAGAAAACTACTACTTAGAGGATACTGACCCCAATAAATTTATCGCTAAAATGGGCGCAGAAGCAATTGAAGCATTACTTCAATTACTTAACTTAGACCACTTATCCGCCGAACTTCGCCTAAAAGCCTATAATGAAACTTCACAACAGCGTAAAACAGAAGCACTAAAAAGACTGAAAGTTGTTGAATCTTTTCGGGCAGCCCAAAAAAGAATTGACAACAGGCCGGAATGGATGACAATCCGTATGATTCCAGTTATTCCACCGGAACTTCGCCCATTAGTGCCGTTAGAAGGCGGGCGTTTTGCTACCTCTGACCTAAATGACCTTTATCGCAGGGTAATTATCCGAAATAACCGCTTAAAACGCCTTGTGGAAATAAAAGCTCCCGAAGTTATTTTACGTAATGAAAAGAGAATGCTCCAAGAGGCCGTAGATTCACTTTTTGATAACTCCCGAAAAGTGAATGCGGTACGTACCGACTCTAACCGTGCCTTAAAGTCTTTGAGTGATATGCTCAAGGGAAAACAAGGCCGATTCCGCCAAAATCTGCTTGGAAAACGGGTAGATTATTCCGGACGTTCAGTTATTGTGGTTGGCCCAGAACTTCAACTCCACGAGTGCGGCCTCCCCAAAGATATGGCAGCCGAATTATTCAAACCATTTATTATTCGCAAGTTAATTGAACGAGGTATCGTAAAAACGGTAAAGAGTGCTAAAAAAATTGTGGATAGAAAAGATGCTGTTATCTGGGAAATCTTAGAAAACGTCATGAAAGGGCACCCCATATTACTGAACCGTGCTCCTACATTGCATAGATTAGGGATTCAGGCTTTTCAACCACGATTAATAGAGGGAAAAGCCATTCAACTACACCCATTGGTTTGTACCGGATTTAATGCAGACTTTGACGGCGACCAAATGGCGGTACACGTACCTCTATCTAATGACGCTTGCTTAGAGGCTATGCTACTCATGTTAGCCAGCCACAATATTTTACACCCGGCAAACGGAACCCCTATAACCTTACCCTCACAAGATATGGTTCTGGGAATCTATTATCTAACCAAGGGCCGCCCCAATCAACGAGGTGAAGGTCTTACTTTTTACTCCGCAGAAGAAGCTATTATTGCCCATAATGAAGGGCGCGTAGCTACCCATGCTATGGTAAAAGTAAAAACCCCAATATATGACCCCTCAACCAAAGACTACAAGATAAATCCTAAAACCGGAGAAACTCATACCGAAATACTTGAAACAAGTTTAGGGAAAATTATTTTTAACGAAATCGTTCCTAAAGAAGTCGGGTTTATTAACCGAGTACTGACCAAAAGCCAGATAAAAACTGTTATTAATCAGATTTTTACCGAATCAGGGATGGCTCGTACTGCTCAGTTTTTGGATGATTTAAAAGGTTTAGGTTTCCGTTGGGCGTTTCGCGGAGGACTATCATTCAGTTTGTCAGACGTTCTTGTTCCGGCAGCTAAAGACCAAGAAATCTCAAATGCCTATGGTAAAGTAGGAGAAGTTCAGGATAGCTACGAAATGGGCTTAATCACTGAAAATGAACGCTATAATCAAATTATTGATATTTGGACTAGGGCAAATTCTAAAATACAAGAGGCCCTTATCAAGCAATTAATAACTGATAATGACGGGTTTAACTCTGTTTATATGATGTTAGATTCCGGTGCACGGGGTTCTAAGGAGCAAATTCGCCAGTTGGGCGGTATGCGCGGTTTGATGGCTAAACCTCAAAAATCTTTGAAGGGATCTGTTGGGGAAATTATTGAAAACCCAATCCTATCTAACTTTAAAGAAGGGCTTACGGTGATAGAATACTTTATTTCTACACACGGAGCACGTAAAGGTTTAGCTGATACAGCTCTTAAAACGGCAGATGCCGGCTACTTAACCCGAAGACTTGTGGACGTAGCGCAGGACGTTATCGTTACGGAGCATGATTGCGGCACATTACGCGGAATACCGGTAGCTGCACTCCGCGAAAATGACGAAGTAGCAGAACATCTTCAAGACCGTATCCTGGGAAGAACCGTTGTGGATGATATGTACGACCCCGCTACCGGAGAACTAATCATAGCTGCCGGACAGGAAATTACAGAGACAATCTCCGCAGCCATTGAAGCAGCAGAAATAGATACTGTCGAAATTCGATCCGTACTTACCTGCGAATCCAAAAGAGGCTGCTGCATAAAATGTTATGGACGTAACTTGGCAAGCGGTAAAATGGTTCAGATAGGAGAAGCCGTAGGCGTTATCGCCGCACAATCTATCGGTGAACCGGGTACACAGCTAACACTACGTACATTCCACGTAGGGGGAGCTGCCCAACGTATATCTTCCGAAAACCAGCTAAAAGCAAAATATGCAGGGAAAGCTTATTTCACAGATATTAAATACGTAGAAAAAGATAACAAAAAAATTGTCGTTTCCCGTAGCGGTGAAATCCGTATTATTGACGAGAAAAAGCCTGATAACGTTCTTCAACATTTCAACAATGTTCAATACGGATCTACCCTGTATATCAATGACGGCGATATTGTTGAAAAAGATACTAAAATAAGCGAATGGGATCCCTATAACTCTGTGATGCTCTCAGAAATTACGGGAGTTGTTCATTTTGAAGGAGTTATCTCCGGCCAAACTTTCCGCGAAGAGGTTGATGAGCAAACTCAAGGTAGCCAAAAAGTGGTTATCGAAAGTCGCGATAAAACCATAAACCCAGAGATTTTTATCTTAGATGCAGATACACAAGATCCCTTGTTTAGACAAGTGCTACCCGTGGGGGCGCACATCATTGTTGATGAAGGAGATAAGATTGTAGCCGGGGATATTTTTGCTAAGATTCCACGAATTGCCTCAAAGAGTGCAGACATTACCGGAGGTTTACCCCGCGTAACAGAACTTTTTGAAGCCAGAAACCCATCAAATCCGGCAGTAGTAACCGAAATAGACGGAACCGTTTCTATGGGTTCTATCAAACGAGGTAACCGTGAAATCACAATCACCTCCAAAGACGGAAGCGAAACCAGAAAATATCTTGTTCAGTTAAGTAAACATCTTTTGGTACAAGAAAATGACTTTGTGCGAGCAGGCGACCCATTGTCAGACGGTGCCATCACCCCCTCAGATATTTTACATATTAAAGGCGCAGGCGCAGTGCAGTCTTACATCGTAAACGAAATACAAGAAGTATATCGCTTACAAGGGGTAAAAATTAATGACAAGCATATTGAAGTAATTGTCCGCCAAATGATGCAAAAAACACAAATAGAAGACCCAGGAGATACTCTTTTCCTTGAAAAAGAAATTGTAGATAGGCTTGACTTTCAAGAGGAAAATGACTGGATCTGGGATAAGAAGTTTATAGAGGATGCCGGAGATTCCACCACATTAAAGGCTGGTTCTATCGTTTCTTATCGGGTAGTTCGTGATGAGAACTCGATGCTAAAGCGAAAAGATAAAGCATTGGTTAAGTTTCGGGACGCAAAGCCGGCTGTTGGTAACCTAACACTACAAGGGATTACCCGTGCATCTTTGGGAACAAAAAGCTTTATGTCTGCCGCATCATTCCAAGAAACTACCAAAGTTTTGAGTGATGCTGCCATCTCCGGTAAAGTAGATGAATTGCTGGGCTTAAAAGAAAATGTTATTGTTGGGCACTTGGTTCCAGCAGGAACAGGCATACGTGCCTATGAACATCTTGAAGCAACACGAGATACCAATACATTTCCATACGAAACCCATAAGTCTTCCCACAATAATCAATTTACCTCCGTTTTCTTAGAGCAATAA
- a CDS encoding CoA transferase, protein MNTLSNKPPFQGLMVLEIATVLAGPSVGLFFAELGATVIKIESPHNHDVTRSWKIAAELHTEKLSAYFAGVNYGKQFRKIDLRSAAEKTLFEDLVRNADILIVNFKPGDAEKLGCTYEHLSKINKRLIYAALTSYGLADSRPGYDALLQAACGFMHLNRMPDAAPQKIPVAMIDILAAHQLKEGILTALYNREKTGEGVYLQTSLFASGITALANQASAFLWAKSEPQPSGSEHPSIVPYGTVFYDQNHKPLCLAVGNDKQFLALCRTLKISHVGENELFKTNLERVKNRKILIPILQEAIGKEDRDILIKLLIQEKVPAEAVCTVSEALNTAAAQELMVSIGSQTLLHSVAFETVPPSWLQNTYSSPE, encoded by the coding sequence ATGAATACTTTATCTAATAAGCCGCCTTTTCAAGGCTTAATGGTATTAGAAATAGCAACGGTTTTAGCCGGGCCTAGTGTAGGGCTTTTTTTTGCTGAACTGGGAGCTACGGTTATCAAAATAGAATCACCTCATAATCATGATGTTACCCGAAGTTGGAAAATTGCGGCAGAACTTCATACTGAAAAGTTATCAGCATACTTTGCCGGAGTTAATTACGGGAAACAGTTTCGTAAAATAGACCTACGGTCAGCAGCAGAAAAAACGTTATTTGAAGATCTTGTACGGAATGCAGATATTTTAATTGTAAACTTCAAGCCGGGTGATGCCGAAAAGTTAGGTTGTACCTATGAGCATCTATCTAAAATCAACAAAAGACTTATTTACGCGGCCTTAACAAGCTACGGCTTAGCAGATAGCCGCCCCGGATATGATGCCTTATTGCAAGCAGCTTGCGGTTTTATGCACCTAAATCGTATGCCGGACGCAGCACCTCAAAAAATACCTGTCGCTATGATTGACATTTTAGCGGCACACCAGCTTAAAGAAGGTATCCTAACAGCTTTATATAACCGCGAAAAAACAGGCGAAGGAGTTTACCTGCAAACCAGCTTGTTTGCATCCGGAATCACTGCTTTGGCAAACCAAGCATCAGCCTTTCTCTGGGCAAAATCAGAACCCCAACCCAGCGGCTCAGAGCACCCAAGTATTGTACCTTACGGAACAGTATTTTATGACCAAAACCACAAACCTTTATGCCTCGCCGTAGGCAATGATAAACAGTTTCTGGCACTTTGCCGTACTTTAAAAATCTCTCATGTAGGAGAAAATGAACTCTTTAAAACAAATCTTGAGCGAGTTAAAAACCGAAAAATATTAATCCCAATATTACAAGAGGCTATTGGTAAAGAAGATAGAGATATTTTAATAAAATTATTAATTCAAGAGAAAGTTCCGGCAGAAGCTGTTTGTACTGTTTCGGAAGCCTTAAATACTGCGGCAGCTCAGGAACTAATGGTTTCAATAGGTTCGCAAACATTATTGCATAGCGTTGCCTTTGAAACAGTTCCGCCATCTTGGTTGCAAAACACGTACTCATCACCAGAGTAA
- a CDS encoding metallophosphoesterase gives MYQYFNHKTNCIVTFCLIAVCFFSCQTNRPYYANKQAKIDSLDLQKTPDFNLFLIGDAGAAEKTKGGTAINYLGKLIPDKSINPPKSCALIFLGDNVYPKGMPKPTHEKRNEAENALKPSLEVAKKCFGKRIFIPGNHEWYNDPQDEADYIFSQDSTIEFLPANNCPGPVVPIKAKNFSVIIIDSQWFLQNQKSNINTCKQSDSIFWKNLADTLQTYQNKPIILIGHHPLISNGHHGGYYHWLDHIFPIRQITPYGFIPLPVIGTIMCLTRKWIGHNTDLSNARYREFSKKMIHLIGTFPNIHYVSGHDHNLQFHHLLPKNFDIQHPFSHTVSGSGSKSSYVGKRNHALFTAQRRGFAVISVIADTFFMTIYDAENECILFRRLLF, from the coding sequence GTGTATCAATATTTTAATCATAAAACAAATTGTATTGTTACCTTCTGCCTAATAGCAGTTTGTTTTTTTTCTTGCCAAACAAACCGTCCATACTATGCCAATAAACAGGCCAAAATAGACTCCTTAGATTTACAAAAAACGCCGGATTTTAATTTATTTTTGATAGGGGATGCCGGAGCTGCCGAAAAAACTAAGGGAGGAACTGCCATAAACTATTTAGGCAAGCTCATTCCAGATAAGTCTATAAATCCCCCCAAAAGCTGCGCACTTATCTTCTTAGGAGACAACGTGTATCCCAAGGGGATGCCCAAACCTACGCATGAAAAACGTAATGAAGCCGAAAACGCCCTAAAACCGTCCTTAGAAGTTGCTAAAAAATGCTTCGGAAAAAGGATTTTTATACCCGGAAATCACGAATGGTATAATGACCCACAAGACGAAGCCGATTATATTTTTTCTCAAGATTCAACGATTGAATTTCTTCCGGCTAATAACTGCCCGGGGCCCGTTGTTCCTATCAAAGCAAAAAACTTTTCTGTTATTATCATAGACTCGCAATGGTTTTTACAAAACCAAAAATCCAATATAAATACCTGTAAACAAAGCGATAGTATTTTTTGGAAAAACTTAGCGGATACGCTGCAAACCTATCAAAATAAACCTATTATTCTAATTGGTCATCACCCGCTCATCAGCAACGGGCATCATGGTGGGTATTATCATTGGTTAGACCACATTTTTCCCATTCGGCAAATTACTCCTTATGGATTCATTCCACTACCTGTTATTGGAACAATTATGTGCTTAACCCGAAAATGGATTGGGCACAACACTGATTTATCTAACGCCCGCTATCGAGAGTTTAGCAAAAAAATGATTCATCTGATTGGAACATTTCCCAACATACACTACGTTTCTGGGCATGACCATAATCTGCAATTTCATCATCTATTGCCCAAAAATTTTGATATACAACACCCATTTTCGCATACCGTTAGTGGCTCAGGGAGCAAAAGTTCTTATGTAGGAAAAAGGAATCACGCTTTGTTTACTGCGCAGAGACGCGGTTTTGCCGTAATTTCTGTAATAGCCGATACGTTTTTTATGACTATTTATGATGCTGAAAACGAATGTATTTTATTTCGTAGGCTACTTTTTTGA
- a CDS encoding septal ring lytic transglycosylase RlpA family protein — MEKYTNSIRGLLSRQKNSWGKYINILFLGNYSHFVFSIAILGFLIMLHNSLFAQLGYTQKGAASYYADKFHGRFTASGERYDRNQLTAAHKTIAFQSIVKVTNISNGKTVTVRINDRGPHSPGRIIDVSYNAAKELGILASGTGNVKIEVIGLNGKNPEIHNNIEKTETTTTKEQNPPIETSKQPEKIIEIKPPQPEKETPKQPENTPPPQEVKKQPIDITIFKKSGIYNLDGSKATVTGWGIQLGAFRDLENALRIAETAKQKGYSRVFIWAIAKKNSTLYKITLGIYNDKATAKKNITEINTKGLSGSPIEYPN, encoded by the coding sequence ATGGAGAAATACACAAATAGCATCAGAGGTCTGTTATCTCGCCAAAAAAACAGTTGGGGAAAATACATAAATATTTTATTTTTAGGGAATTATTCCCATTTTGTTTTTAGTATTGCTATATTGGGATTTCTTATTATGCTGCATAATTCCCTTTTTGCACAGTTAGGATACACACAAAAAGGAGCAGCCTCTTATTATGCGGATAAATTTCACGGGCGATTTACTGCCAGCGGAGAGCGTTATGACAGAAATCAGCTTACAGCAGCCCATAAAACAATCGCATTTCAAAGTATTGTAAAGGTTACAAATATCAGCAACGGCAAAACAGTAACAGTTCGAATCAATGATCGAGGGCCACACTCACCCGGCAGAATTATAGATGTTTCGTATAACGCAGCCAAAGAATTGGGGATTTTAGCAAGCGGAACCGGAAACGTAAAAATAGAGGTTATTGGGCTAAATGGAAAAAATCCAGAAATTCATAACAACATAGAAAAAACGGAAACAACAACTACAAAAGAGCAAAACCCACCCATAGAAACCTCAAAACAGCCGGAGAAAATAATCGAAATAAAACCACCTCAACCGGAAAAAGAAACACCTAAGCAACCGGAAAACACTCCCCCACCGCAAGAAGTGAAAAAACAACCGATAGACATAACTATTTTCAAAAAAAGTGGCATCTACAACCTTGACGGAAGCAAAGCAACGGTAACAGGCTGGGGAATACAACTTGGGGCTTTTCGAGATCTTGAAAATGCCTTGCGCATAGCAGAAACCGCTAAGCAAAAAGGATATTCCCGCGTTTTTATCTGGGCAATAGCCAAAAAGAACAGTACATTATACAAAATTACCTTGGGAATCTATAACGATAAAGCTACCGCTAAGAAAAATATAACCGAAATTAACACCAAAGGATTAAGCGGATCCCCAATTGAATACCCTAACTAA